In the genome of Nocardia sp. NBC_00416, one region contains:
- a CDS encoding DNA-3-methyladenine glycosylase, which yields MSAEELAVDPLTAARRLLGATLWSGPVGARIVEVEAYGGDPAGPWHDPAAHSGRGPTPRNAVMFGPPGRLYCYLSYGMHTCVNIISGPDGVASGILLRAAEIIAGHAQAGGRRPGARTDADLAKGPGNLGSALGIGLGDYGADVFDPESAIRLELGSPVEPSRIATGPRVGVSSAADRPWRVWLAGSPAVSAYRRSPRAPRGEKSA from the coding sequence GTGAGTGCCGAGGAACTGGCTGTTGATCCATTGACCGCCGCCCGGCGTCTACTCGGCGCAACCCTGTGGTCGGGCCCGGTCGGCGCCAGGATCGTCGAGGTCGAGGCATACGGTGGCGACCCCGCGGGACCCTGGCATGATCCGGCGGCGCATTCCGGGCGCGGCCCGACGCCGCGTAACGCGGTGATGTTCGGCCCGCCGGGAAGGCTGTACTGCTATCTCAGCTACGGAATGCACACCTGCGTGAACATCATCAGCGGTCCGGACGGTGTGGCCAGCGGCATTCTGCTCCGGGCGGCGGAGATCATCGCCGGCCACGCGCAGGCAGGTGGTCGCCGGCCCGGCGCGCGCACCGATGCCGACCTGGCCAAGGGGCCGGGCAACCTGGGCAGCGCGCTGGGCATAGGGCTCGGTGACTACGGCGCCGACGTTTTCGATCCCGAGTCCGCGATCCGGCTGGAACTGGGCAGTCCGGTCGAGCCGTCACGGATCGCCACCGGACCACGGGTCGGAGTGAGCTCCGCCGCCGACCGCCCGTGGCGGGTCTGGCTGGCCGGTTCCCCGGCGGTCTCCGCATACCGGCGCAGTCCACGCGCGCCGCGCGGCGAGAAGTCCGCCTGA